The window AAGGGAAAACTAAAATTTCTTAATAAAAACATAAGAAAATCTTAATGTAATAGGAGGTAAGGCTGTTCTAATTTTGCATCTAATTAAAAAGGATGTCATGAATGTATTTAAAATCCCTGTCTCAGTAACATACTTAACGGGTAGGGTATTACTTATTGGTGCAATTTCAGTTTCACCGATGTTCCTCTCTCAAAAAAAAAGACAGCTTAAAAGAAAAATCCATTGACGAGATTGTTGTTGTGGGATACGGAACACAGAAAAAAAGTAAGGTATCCGGCGCTGTTACGGAGGCTTCGTTGGATAAACTTAGTTCCAGATCTTTATCAGGAGTAGGAGAAGCTCTTCAGGGGAAGGCTCCCGGAGTGACTGTTGTGAACGAAGGGGGAGATCCTAATGGCTCACCCAAAGTGAATATCCGTGGTTTGGGCGGGGTGAATGGTGAATCTCCTCTTTATGTTGTGGATGGAGTAGTTTTTAATGGAACTCCTGCTATTAACCCCAATGATATTCAGGATATTTCTGTGCTTAAGGATGCTTCTGCAGCTATTTATGGAGCGAGGTCTTCCGGAGGGGTAATCCTGATCACCACTAAAAGAGGTAAAAAAGGAACTCTGACAGTAGATTTTGATGTTAAATACGGAATTAACCAGGCATGGAAATTAAGAGAATCTTTAAATGCAGCTGAATTCCAGGATGTAATGCGCCAGGCATACGAGAATGCAGGAAAGCTGAATAACCTTCCTTTAGCCTTCAATGCAGATAAATATGCTGACGGAGGAATTACCAGAACCAACTGGATGAAAGAGATCTTTCGTACAGGAACTATTCAGGAATACAACGTAAATCTTAATGGCGGAAATGAAAAATCCAGATTCTTCGTGGGAATGAACCATAGAAGTCTTGAAGGAATTTTATTAAACACTCAGGCAAAACGATATAATTTCAGGGTAAACTCTGAACACAAAGTAAAAGACTGGTTGACGATTGGAGAGAATATGTACTATAACTATTCTGACGGAAACACAGCCAATACAAAGAATGGATACACAGGAGCTTTGGTTGCCGCCATGTATTACCCGCCAAACGTTCCGGTTTATACTCCATCCGGAGCTTTTTCAGGACTACCGATTGATGTAGCAGGCGGATATGGAGATATGATTAACCCTGTTGCTTATTTGAAAAGAATCAGTATTCAAAATCCTACCCATGAGATTTTGCTCAATCCTTACATGGAAATTACGCTGGCTAAGGACTTGAAATTCCGCTCCAATTTTGCTCAAACCTTTAAAATAGGGAATGTAAAAGAATTTACTTCCAGAGTGTTGGAGGTAGGAAAGATCTTTGATACCAACAGTTTGGAATATCAGAACAATAATATTTCTACTTCTCTTGCTGAACAGCTCCTTACTTACAAATTTACAACGGGTAAACATAATTTTGACTTCCTTGCAGGTTTAACGTTCCAGAAAACAACCGAAGACGGATTCCGGGCAAAAACTTTTGATTTCAGAAGTGAAGCGGAAGCCTTCCGATATCTTCAGAATGCTGCAGATACTTATAAAGAAGCAGAAAGTTATAAATACAGAAGTGCTTTAACTTCTTATCTGGCAAGAGTAAACTATGACTATGCCGGGAAATATATGATCAGTTTACTGGGAAGAAGAGATGGAACATCTCTAGTTTCTAAAGAAAAACATTTTGCAGATTATTATTCAATTTCAGGAGCGTGGATGGTATCTAAAGAAAATTTCATGAAAGATATTGTATGGCTCTCCAACCTGAAATTAAGAGGAAGTCATGGTATTTTAGGAAACCTTGGCGGGGTTTCTTACCAGGCAGTAAATCCGCAGATGATCCGTGATAATAACATTATTTTCGGACAGGACCCGGCACAGAATATTGCTTATTATGCGAAAACAAGGCCCAATCCGGATTTGAAATGGGGGAAATCAGAGCAAACCAACTTTGGGGTGGACGCTTCCTTCTTCCGTAACAGGCTTGCTGTGCAGTTTGATTACTTCGTGAAAAAATCAACTGATCAAATTTTCAATGTGAACCTTCCGAGTACGGCAACGTATGTAGATCAGTATGTAAATGCAGGATTATTTCAGGATAAAGGATATGAAATAGGAATTAATTTTAATGGTAAAAATACCGGAGATTTTACCTATTCAATCGGAGCAACTCTTAGTCAACTAAAAAATACGGTGAAGCAATTGGCCGATGTAGATGAGATCTTTATCAACAGTAATAATGTACGTGGAGTTCTGAAACCTACCCGTATAAAAGTGGGCGAATCTCTTTATTCCTATTATGGTTATAAGACCGATGGGATTTTCCAGAGCCAGGCAGAAATCAATAATTATAAAGATGCTAACGGTAATCTTATTCAGCCTAATGCGAAACCCGGAGATATTAAATTCCTGAAAAAGAAGGCAATACAGGAGCATTGAATAATAATGATTTTGTAAACCTTGGAAATCCATATCCAAAATTCTCTTACGGATTATCTTATAATATGACCTGGAAAAATTTTGACCTTAACTTATTCTTCCAGGGTGTTTATGGGAACAAAATATTCAACGGATTGAAATTTATTTCATTAAACCCGGGAGGAACAGGACAGAATTATAACATGGACAGAGAGATCCTGAATGCATGGACTCCTCAGAATACCAATACCAATATTCCAAGAGTGGTGCAGGGTGATCCAAGTGGTAATTATTCCAAAGTATCCGATTTTTATGTAGAAGACGGTTCTTATCTGAGGCTTAAAAACCTTACAGTCGGATATTCATTACCACGTGAACTTTACAAAAAACTTGATGTGAATAAAATCAGAGTGTATGTTACCAGCAATAACTTGTTTACCATTACCAAATACACAGGTTTTGACCCTGAAGTGGGAATGGAAACGTATGGTGTAGATACCGGAAGATATCCTCAGGCCCGTTCATTTATTTTCGGACTGGAAGTCGGGTTTTAATCTAAAAACAAATTTAAAAGTAAAAAGATGAAGATTTTCAATACAATCATTTTAATAACAGGGCTGTCTGCTTCAGTATTATCATGTACTAATGAACTGAACATAGAGCCGGAAGGGACACCCACGGAAGCCAATTTCTGGAAAAACGAAAATGACTTGATTACCGGTGCTAATGCTATGTATAAACCGCTTTCTGACAGCGAATTTTATGGAAGAGGGTTTTTCTGGTTTATTAATGCCAGTGATGATATGGTAACAGGAAGATCAAAAAGTGAAGCCGATAATGTGAAGAATTTTAGCAGTAATTATATTGCTGCCGGAGATCTGGAAACACAATGGAACAAAAGATATACAGTAATTGGTGTTGCGAATCGTGTTATCCGTAATATTGATAATGTCCAGGCTTCACAAGCTGTAAAAAACAAATATTTGGGTGAGGCACTGTTTATGAGCAGCAGAATGTATTTTGAATTGGCTTACAGCTATGGAAATGAAAAAGCAGGCATTCCAATCATAGACCGTACAAAAGAACCGGATCCAAACCCGATTCCAAGGGCTGCCAATGTAATGGAGAACTATAATTACATTGTAAATGATCTGAAAAAAGCAGCAGAATTACTGCCTGGCCAGGAAGAACTTCCAACCAAAGATTATGGAAGGCCTCATAAAGCTGCAGCTTGGGCGTTGCTGGCAAAAGTATATCTGTTTATGAAAGATTGGAAGAATGCAGAATATTGGGCAAATGAAGTAATGACCAAAGGAAACAGAAAACTGTTGAATAATTTCGGCGATGTTTTTAAAGCAGAAAATAATTACAGTTCAGAATATATCTGGTCCGTACCAAGTACTACTAAGTTTAATGGAGTAGGAAGTATCCTTCCGGGGGTAATGCTGGAAAACAAAGGTTGGGGGAAATATAATGGTTGGGGATACTTCCAGCCTACAAAAGAATTGTATGATGAATACGAAGCCGGAGACCTTAGAAGAAGTGTGACTATCCTTAAAGAAGGGGATCAGTTTACCTTTGATGGAGCGGTAAGAACATATGCTACATCTAATTCCCTTACAAAAGCTCAGTTTAATAAGTATATGGATGCATTCAAATATCCATTTAAAGAGGGGCATGTAAATGCTAATGGAGATTACCCTTGTACAGACCTTGCAGTTCCTATTATGCGTTATGCTGAGGTAATCCTTATAAAAGCGGAAGCATTACTTATGCAGAATAAACCTGCAGATCAGGAAATCAATATGATCAGAAAACGCGCTGGCCTTACTTTGAAAAGCGGTTATACTATGGCAGATCTGAAACATGAAAGACGTTGTGAGCTTGCCGGTGAATGGGCAGACAGACACAGAGACCTTGTCCGTTGGGGAGACGCACAGGCAACCTATGCTAAGCCTCTTCATGGCATGGATGGAAAAGAAGCTTGGGCAGCCAGAAACTTTAATCCAGCAGTTCATAATGTTTGGGCGGTACCACAGGTGGAGATTGTAAACAGCCACGGTGTTATTAAACAAAACGAAGGTTGGTAAAATTTTAATCTTATCTATCAGTCACGGTATCATTGCAGGACCTCTGTGATGATATTGTGTTTTAAAAGGAAATATAGAATAACCATGTTAATGATAGGAGTGATATTCTATTTAGCCTACAAAAACCATAAAAATTTACGAATGAAACTATCAAAAATATTGGGTTTGCTGGCCCTGGCAGTTTTCTCTGAAAACCAGGCACAAAATTATTTGAATTATAATGTGGGAAATGCCCATTCTCACAATGATTATATGCAGGAGATTCCTTTTTGGCAGGCATATTATGCCAACTTCGGTTCTATTGAAGCAGATGTTTTTCTGGTGAAAGGAAAGCTTTGGGTGGCCCATACAGAAAAAGAACTTTCCGCAGACAGAACGCTGGAAAACCTTTATCTGGATAATATTGCAAAACAGATCAAACTGAATAAAGGGAATATTTATAAGGATGCGAACAAAAAGCTCCAGTTGTTGATTGATATCAAACAGGATTATAAAACAAGCTTAACAGCTTTGGTTAATACATTGAAAAAATATCCTGAAATTACTAACAATTCAGGAGTAAAGATAGTAATCACGGGTGGAAGACCTCAGCCGGTTGACTTTAAAAACTATCCCAATTATCTTTATTTTGATGGAGACCTGAATAAAGACTATTCCGCAGATCAGTTAAAAAGAGTTGGAATGTTCAGTGCAGATTTGCCAGAACTGGTAAAATGGAATGGAAAAGGAATTCCTAGAGATGAAGAAACGGAGAAAATCAAAAAAGCTGTGGATAAAGCGCATGCTCAGCAAAAACCAATGCGCTTCTATGGTGCTCCTGATTTTCCTAATGCCTGGGTAAACCTGATGGATATGGGAGTAGATTACATCAATACCGATCATATTCCGGATCTTAAAAAATTCATGAATACCATTCCAAGGAATTTCTATAAAAATACCAAGGAATATGCAGCTTATACTCCAACCTATAAAACGGACGGAATCAGCAAAAAAGTAAAAAATGTAATTCTTTTGATTCCAGACGGTACTTCTCTTCCTCAATACTACGCTGCTTTTACGGCCAATAAAGGAAAGCTGAATGTATTCAATATGAAATCCACAGGGTTATCTAAAACCAATTCATCAAACGCCTATATTACCGATTCAGCACCGGGATCTACAGCATTTTCTACAGGAGTAAAAACAAAAAATACATTTGTAGGGGTAGATGGAGCTGGAAAAGCTTTAGCACAGATTCCAGATATTATTGCTGCAAAAGGATTGGTATCCGGATTGATCTCTACCGGTGATGTAACGGATGCAACTCCTGCCGATTTTTATGCCCATTCTGATAACAGAAACAGCTCTGAACCTATTCTGAAAGACTTTGCTTCTTCTAAGGCTAAAATTCTTATCGGAGGTCCCACCAGTGGGTTAACTCAAGACACAGAGCAGCAATTGAAAGAGGCTAAAGTAGATATTTATCACAGCCTGAAATCTGCAGAGAAAATCAACAACAGAACACTGGTTATTGATCCTCTGGCTTCACAAAGAATCACAAACGGAAGAGGAAACTGGCTGGCTGATGCCTTTGATGTTACTTTGAATGATTTGAAGAATAATAAAAAAGGATTCTTTATGATGGTGGAAGCTTCCCAAACTGATGGCGGCGGGCACAGCAATAATATAGAACAGCTGGTTACCGAATTACTAGACTTTGATCATGTAGTAGGAAAGGCTATGAAGTTTGCAGATGAAAATAAAGAAACGCTGGTTGTAGTTGTGGGTGATCATGAAACTGGTGGATTAACGCTTTTAGATGGAAGTCTGAAAGACGGTTGGATATTTGGAAATTTCAGTACCAATGACCATACTTCTATTCCCGCAAGTGTTTTTGCCTATGGTCCGAATTCCAAAGAGTTTACAGGACTGTTTGAAAATACAGAAATTTTCAATAAAATCATGGCCGCTTACGGCTTTGAAAAATAGTTGAATTCAATCAACCATAATTCTTAATAAAAAATGTAGTCTTTAATATTTAATAGCTAAAGACTACATTTTTACTTTTACAAATATCACAGTATAAAAACAGTCACTGAAAGTCATAAGATTTTCAAAGCTGTAGTGTACTTTCTATACACAAAGCTTATCACTTAAAATTGACTTAAGGGTTTAAAACTTTTGTGCCTTTTGTGGTTAAACATTTTCATATGATATTCTCACACCTATTTTACAGTAACATCTGCTCAATCTGCATAATCCGCGAGAATAAATAAAAAAGCTATCCCAAGAAAGAGACAGCTTTACTACTACAATTTATATTTAACTATTCTAAAAATTAGTCTTTACAATCAGCTCTGCCAGTTCAGCATTTACAAAATCAATAGGCATAATTCCATACGATCCTTTTGTATTACTTTGGAAGAATGTTTTAAGTTTCGGGTTGATTGCGTTGGAAACGGTAGGAATGCTTGGAATTCCAAAGATTCCCGGTTTGTAGCCACTGGTGAAGTTGATGAAAAGTCTATCACTGTTGCTGTTCTTGGCATCATTGAACAGGGTTGAAATTCCGTTCCATTTATCATCATTATTAGTAACTTTATAATAATCCTGAACCTTAAGCTGAGCCCCTGGATTATTAATTTCAAAGGTTGTATTATCAGCCCATGAAGTCGCATTGATTCCTTTAGCAGCTTGTGTAGGGAATCGTCTAAGCAATCTGATTTTTCCTCTTACTTCTCCAAGAGTAGGAATGTTTGTTCCAAGATTCCATTTTGAAGGATTTTTCTGTACGTAGGAATCGAAAGTACTTTCAAAACTTCTTGTAGTGTTGGAAGGATCATGTTCTTCTTTTACAGACATGATGATGGTTTCAGATGGATGACTTTCCAGAAATGCATAACAGGCATTCAGGACATCGTCGAAATTCAAATTCTGGTAAATAGCACCATGATGAATGGTAAATGAATTATCAATATGTCTGCAGCGGATATCAAGAAATCGAACTCCTGCATTTAACTGTTCAGCAATACTGAGGTCCTGTGTTTTGGCTGTTCCTGAAATTACAGGGGCATCTATACGTGCTCCGGAATCGTGTGTTCCGGGGATTGAAATTTTTGAAATTGAAATATTATCCTGAAGACCAGCCATCCAGCTGTTCATTTGTACAGGTGCCAATGAAGCTATTTTATAGTTTGCTTTGTTTGCAGAGGTCAGACCTGTTTCATTAGAATCTCTTTCTGCCATTCCTTCAGCGCATGAATAGAATACAGCTGCTGTGGCCATACTAAGCGTAAAAAATTTTACGTATTTGATTGGGTGCTTGAACATAGTTTATATTTTAATGGTAGCTAAAATTAAGAATATGTCAAGTAATGAGGAGTTAACTTAGTTTTAAGAGATGATTAAGTTGTTGTGTTGAAAGGCGGGAAGAGGGAAGCTCTTTAAGTTGAGAATGAGCTGTTTTCATTTTATTTATACTGAAATAGTAGATCAAAAGTCTATTATAGCTTTTCCAGGATAGTTAGCCTCCAGCTTCCATCATCCTGCTCCCTTCTTAGAAAACAAAATCTTCCTTCATTCCCGGAATCTTGAACTTATGCTCTCCTATTTTAAAATCATTCATTTTAATAAGAGGTTTAAACTTATGGATGAATTCTTTATAAACGTTTTCCGGTATTTTTGCTTCATCATCACATGATGAATATTCTCTGTCTACAATTACTTTTCCGGTGGAGAAATTAATTTCCTGGGTAAAATTAAAATCACAGGTGTCTGCAAAATTATCATATGAGCCAATTAGGTAAAAATCACCGTTCTGAAACCTGAAGGTATGTTTATTAATCTGAGTATGCCTTGAATTGCTGAAAAAACTCTGCTCCACCACCAGACAATTATTTTTTATCTGGATGTTAAGAATATTATCTTCAGGATAGAAGCCTAGGCCGCTTGAATACAATAGGCTGGAATTCTCTTTCCAGATTTTAAATTGTCCCTGTTCGTTTTTTAAGATATAGAAGACTCTTTTATAATCCTTTTTCCGGATGTGCTTTCATAGTCAGATACAGTTTTGCCTGTATCAAATACAATAACCGTTTCATCTTTTCCATCTTTATCCAAATCTCCTTTTACCTCAGTTACCTTTTTATAACCTCTGGGAACAGTAAAATTCTTCAGGTTTTGAGCATAAGAGATCGTGAAAAATAAGATGATAATAAAAGAAAGCAGTTTTTTCATAAAGATTTTGATGTTATAATCCAGTGTCTTCCTTTACGATGAGGTTCGAATCACTCAAAGTACACAGGCAGCCTTTGATCGTTTTGTAAATTCCTGTAATATCAGTTTCCTTTCCTTTAGCATCAGTTACCGTAATTCCTGTGGAATAGGATTCGTCTTCAGCATAATAAGATTTATATAACTGATATTGATAGCCATTATTAGCAAATGAAAGATAATTAAGCTCCATTCCTGCATTTTGTTTTCCGCCGCCTCTCATATAAGATCTGTAGCTAAACTGTTTCCAGCTATCTTTGGTTTTTTCTGAAGGAAATTCCATTTCTACTTTATTTTTGTTTCCGAAACGATATTGGATATAGGCATCTTTTTTATCTTTTACCAATACCACCTTCTTCTTTCCATTCTTTGT of the Chryseobacterium capnotolerans genome contains:
- a CDS encoding RagB/SusD family nutrient uptake outer membrane protein: MKIFNTIILITGLSASVLSCTNELNIEPEGTPTEANFWKNENDLITGANAMYKPLSDSEFYGRGFFWFINASDDMVTGRSKSEADNVKNFSSNYIAAGDLETQWNKRYTVIGVANRVIRNIDNVQASQAVKNKYLGEALFMSSRMYFELAYSYGNEKAGIPIIDRTKEPDPNPIPRAANVMENYNYIVNDLKKAAELLPGQEELPTKDYGRPHKAAAWALLAKVYLFMKDWKNAEYWANEVMTKGNRKLLNNFGDVFKAENNYSSEYIWSVPSTTKFNGVGSILPGVMLENKGWGKYNGWGYFQPTKELYDEYEAGDLRRSVTILKEGDQFTFDGAVRTYATSNSLTKAQFNKYMDAFKYPFKEGHVNANGDYPCTDLAVPIMRYAEVILIKAEALLMQNKPADQEINMIRKRAGLTLKSGYTMADLKHERRCELAGEWADRHRDLVRWGDAQATYAKPLHGMDGKEAWAARNFNPAVHNVWAVPQVEIVNSHGVIKQNEGW
- a CDS encoding phosphatidylinositol-specific phospholipase C, which codes for MATAAVFYSCAEGMAERDSNETGLTSANKANYKIASLAPVQMNSWMAGLQDNISISKISIPGTHDSGARIDAPVISGTAKTQDLSIAEQLNAGVRFLDIRCRHIDNSFTIHHGAIYQNLNFDDVLNACYAFLESHPSETIIMSVKEEHDPSNTTRSFESTFDSYVQKNPSKWNLGTNIPTLGEVRGKIRLLRRFPTQAAKGINATSWADNTTFEINNPGAQLKVQDYYKVTNNDDKWNGISTLFNDAKNSNSDRLFINFTSGYKPGIFGIPSIPTVSNAINPKLKTFFQSNTKGSYGIMPIDFVNAELAELIVKTNF
- a CDS encoding alkaline phosphatase; the encoded protein is MKLSKILGLLALAVFSENQAQNYLNYNVGNAHSHNDYMQEIPFWQAYYANFGSIEADVFLVKGKLWVAHTEKELSADRTLENLYLDNIAKQIKLNKGNIYKDANKKLQLLIDIKQDYKTSLTALVNTLKKYPEITNNSGVKIVITGGRPQPVDFKNYPNYLYFDGDLNKDYSADQLKRVGMFSADLPELVKWNGKGIPRDEETEKIKKAVDKAHAQQKPMRFYGAPDFPNAWVNLMDMGVDYINTDHIPDLKKFMNTIPRNFYKNTKEYAAYTPTYKTDGISKKVKNVILLIPDGTSLPQYYAAFTANKGKLNVFNMKSTGLSKTNSSNAYITDSAPGSTAFSTGVKTKNTFVGVDGAGKALAQIPDIIAAKGLVSGLISTGDVTDATPADFYAHSDNRNSSEPILKDFASSKAKILIGGPTSGLTQDTEQQLKEAKVDIYHSLKSAEKINNRTLVIDPLASQRITNGRGNWLADAFDVTLNDLKNNKKGFFMMVEASQTDGGGHSNNIEQLVTELLDFDHVVGKAMKFADENKETLVVVVGDHETGGLTLLDGSLKDGWIFGNFSTNDHTSIPASVFAYGPNSKEFTGLFENTEIFNKIMAAYGFEK
- a CDS encoding SusC/RagA family TonB-linked outer membrane protein, which codes for MGYGTQKKSKVSGAVTEASLDKLSSRSLSGVGEALQGKAPGVTVVNEGGDPNGSPKVNIRGLGGVNGESPLYVVDGVVFNGTPAINPNDIQDISVLKDASAAIYGARSSGGVILITTKRGKKGTLTVDFDVKYGINQAWKLRESLNAAEFQDVMRQAYENAGKLNNLPLAFNADKYADGGITRTNWMKEIFRTGTIQEYNVNLNGGNEKSRFFVGMNHRSLEGILLNTQAKRYNFRVNSEHKVKDWLTIGENMYYNYSDGNTANTKNGYTGALVAAMYYPPNVPVYTPSGAFSGLPIDVAGGYGDMINPVAYLKRISIQNPTHEILLNPYMEITLAKDLKFRSNFAQTFKIGNVKEFTSRVLEVGKIFDTNSLEYQNNNISTSLAEQLLTYKFTTGKHNFDFLAGLTFQKTTEDGFRAKTFDFRSEAEAFRYLQNAADTYKEAESYKYRSALTSYLARVNYDYAGKYMISLLGRRDGTSLVSKEKHFADYYSISGAWMVSKENFMKDIVWLSNLKLRGSHGILGNLGGVSYQAVNPQMIRDNNIIFGQDPAQNIAYYAKTRPNPDLKWGKSEQTNFGVDASFFRNRLAVQFDYFVKKSTDQIFNVNLPSTATYVDQYVNAGLFQDKGYEIGINFNGKNTGDFTYSIGATLSQLKNTVKQLADVDEIFINSNNVRGVLKPTRIKVGESLYSYYGYKTDGIFQSQAEINNYKDANGNLIQPNAKPGDIKFLKKKAIQEH